A region of Flocculibacter collagenilyticus DNA encodes the following proteins:
- a CDS encoding chemotaxis protein CheX, translated as MNVEFVNPFLSSLVNVLSTMAQTELKPGKARVKTDEVARGDVSGLIGMVGPQVKGSFSISFDEQIALEVMNRMLGEKPDKINEEVTDMVGEITNMVCGGAKNLLGEKGYDFDMATPIVVSGKGHTIKHKSEGKKISMPFESDIGVINIEVCFDK; from the coding sequence ATGAATGTAGAATTTGTAAATCCTTTTTTGTCATCATTAGTCAATGTACTTAGTACAATGGCACAGACTGAATTAAAACCTGGCAAAGCCCGCGTTAAAACCGATGAAGTCGCCCGTGGAGATGTATCAGGCCTAATCGGCATGGTTGGCCCACAAGTGAAAGGTTCATTTTCTATCTCCTTTGATGAACAAATTGCACTGGAAGTAATGAATCGTATGTTGGGAGAAAAACCCGACAAAATTAATGAAGAAGTGACCGACATGGTCGGCGAAATTACCAACATGGTATGTGGTGGCGCGAAAAACTTACTAGGCGAAAAAGGCTACGATTTTGATATGGCAACGCCAATTGTAGTATCGGGTAAAGGCCACACCATTAAGCATAAATCAGAAGGTAAAAAAATTAGCATGCCGTTCGAGTCGGATATCGGCGTGATTAATATTGAAGTCTGTTTCGATAAATAA
- the gspC gene encoding type II secretion system protein GspC, giving the protein MEQIKQLQFVELGRKIPTKLIANLIALLLFAVTIYIAAKITWLILEPPATVESQINSESNATISTSQPTKSQGDVSQILSASIFGKASKVAPVEKPDNEVVTDAPKTQLNITLTGVVAVSESDAEGAAIIESQGQQATYVLNDKIMGTNAVLKQILPDRVIMKVGANHETLMLDGFDYSPYVAQETKKSKSKPKKTGPTREQKLLETPPIRLDKRHDKTLAGALQKSLNEFKQNPDSLFDLIRISPERRDGDIVGYRLRPGKKPEFFHRAGLKTNDLAIALNGIPLNDMQQSMTIIKELRSLSEASIIVERNGEPIEVLLSIE; this is encoded by the coding sequence ATGGAACAAATAAAACAGTTACAATTCGTAGAGTTAGGAAGAAAAATACCAACCAAACTTATAGCCAATCTTATTGCGTTACTGCTTTTTGCTGTCACTATCTATATAGCAGCCAAAATTACATGGTTAATTTTAGAGCCACCCGCGACGGTAGAGTCACAAATAAATTCTGAATCCAATGCAACTATTTCCACTTCTCAGCCGACTAAGTCTCAAGGTGATGTTAGCCAAATCTTGTCAGCTAGTATCTTTGGCAAGGCATCAAAAGTTGCCCCCGTTGAAAAACCAGACAATGAAGTTGTGACTGACGCACCAAAAACCCAGTTGAACATTACGCTAACTGGAGTCGTCGCGGTTAGTGAGAGCGATGCTGAAGGCGCAGCAATTATTGAAAGCCAAGGACAACAAGCCACCTATGTTTTAAATGACAAAATAATGGGAACCAATGCGGTGCTTAAACAAATTTTGCCTGACCGTGTCATTATGAAAGTAGGTGCAAATCACGAAACATTAATGCTTGATGGTTTTGATTATAGCCCTTACGTTGCGCAGGAAACGAAAAAGTCAAAATCAAAGCCGAAAAAAACAGGGCCTACACGCGAACAAAAGTTATTAGAAACACCGCCTATTCGTTTAGATAAGAGGCATGATAAAACGCTCGCGGGTGCATTACAAAAATCATTAAATGAATTTAAACAAAATCCAGATAGTTTATTTGATTTAATTCGAATTTCACCAGAACGTAGAGATGGCGACATTGTAGGCTATCGTTTACGCCCAGGTAAGAAACCAGAATTTTTTCATCGCGCAGGTTTAAAAACCAATGATTTAGCCATTGCATTAAATGGCATACCGCTAAATGATATGCAGCAATCAATGACTATTATTAAAGAGTTACGTAGCCTGTCTGAGGCAAGTATTATTGTTGAGCGTAACGGAGAACCTATCGAGGTTTTACTTTCGATAGAATAA
- a CDS encoding secondary thiamine-phosphate synthase enzyme YjbQ translates to MWQQFTIQLKPRNRGFHLITEELTSTAQSALSGISVGMFHAFIQHTSASISINENADPTVRQDLEAHLNKMIPELAPYYQHTYEGPDDMPAHIKTALIGNAINIPIAEGQLLLGTWQGIYLGEHRNHGGSRRIIVTLHGE, encoded by the coding sequence ATGTGGCAGCAATTTACTATTCAACTTAAGCCCCGCAATCGGGGCTTTCATTTAATTACCGAAGAATTAACCTCTACAGCACAGTCGGCTTTGTCAGGCATATCTGTAGGAATGTTCCACGCGTTTATTCAGCACACCTCCGCTTCAATATCTATCAACGAAAATGCGGATCCTACCGTCAGACAGGATTTAGAAGCGCACCTCAATAAGATGATCCCAGAACTCGCTCCCTATTATCAACATACCTACGAGGGACCTGATGATATGCCAGCACACATTAAAACGGCTTTAATTGGCAACGCAATTAACATTCCGATTGCCGAAGGCCAGCTATTGTTAGGCACTTGGCAAGGAATTTATCTTGGCGAACATCGCAATCATGGTGGTAGTAGGCGTATTATTGTGACATTACATGGCGAGTAA
- the glpG gene encoding rhomboid family intramembrane serine protease GlpG, protein MQLLTEMNNARLAQAFIDYLAVNNIAATLQEVPNGSAQTLAIYVEPDKFSQANHELSDFIANPNDEKYWQASWDRNSAESPLVYTSSQGSLFKSFITQGGIITQSVLWSCVVIYLLLVATQSMELLNYFRFFDSLNFIGQSNTYRYAREATEWYELWRWFSPAFIHFTLMHLVFNLIWWWQLGGQVETKLSKGHLIILFFITAILSNTAQFVMTGNNFGGLSGVVYGLVGFTWLLGLLRPNWGIVLPNAMMGFMFIWMILGFADMLWVNMANYAHLVGLLSGLGYAAVLHKLGK, encoded by the coding sequence GTGCAATTACTTACCGAAATGAATAATGCGCGTTTAGCGCAAGCATTTATTGACTACTTAGCAGTAAACAATATTGCTGCAACACTGCAAGAAGTGCCAAATGGCTCTGCACAAACGCTCGCTATTTATGTTGAACCCGATAAATTTAGCCAAGCAAATCATGAATTGTCTGACTTTATTGCCAATCCTAATGATGAAAAATATTGGCAAGCTTCATGGGATAGAAATAGTGCTGAAAGCCCGCTGGTGTATACATCGTCACAAGGCAGTTTATTTAAATCGTTTATCACTCAAGGCGGTATTATTACGCAGAGTGTATTATGGAGTTGTGTTGTAATTTATCTTTTGCTTGTGGCAACGCAAAGCATGGAGCTACTGAATTACTTCAGATTTTTTGACAGCTTAAATTTCATCGGGCAAAGCAATACTTATCGTTATGCGCGTGAAGCAACAGAGTGGTATGAGCTATGGCGTTGGTTTAGCCCCGCCTTTATCCATTTTACGCTAATGCACTTGGTGTTTAATCTAATTTGGTGGTGGCAGTTAGGCGGACAAGTAGAAACTAAGTTGTCGAAAGGTCATTTAATCATTCTCTTTTTTATCACGGCGATTTTATCAAATACAGCACAATTTGTTATGACAGGAAATAACTTTGGTGGCTTGTCAGGTGTGGTATATGGTTTAGTTGGATTTACTTGGTTGTTAGGCTTGTTGCGCCCAAATTGGGGAATAGTATTGCCCAATGCCATGATGGGTTTTATGTTTATTTGGATGATATTAGGCTTTGCCGATATGCTTTGGGTCAATATGGCCAATTATGCACACTTAGTAGGTTTGTTAAGCGGGCTAGGCTATGCCGCTGTTTTACATAAGTTGGGAAAGTAA
- a CDS encoding glycine C-acetyltransferase produces the protein MRTSSFITHIQNEIDHVKQEGLYKGERVITSQQQAEIEVNQDKVINFCANNYLGLANHPDLIKAAQDGLDKHGFGVASVRFICGTQDVHKTLEQKISDFLGMEDTILYSSCFDANAGLFETLLTAEDAIISDALNHASIIDGVRLCKAKRYRYANNDMAELEAQLKQADADGARFKMIATDGVFSMDGVIANLKAVCDLADKYDAMVMVDDSHAVGFVGENGRGTHEYCDVMSRVDIITGTLGKALGGASGGYTSAKKEVVEWLRQRSRPYLFSNSLAPAIAAASIKVLDMLSDGHELRAKLWDNASYFREKMEAAGFTCAGKDHAIVPVMLGDAKVAADMANRLLKEGIYVIGFSFPVVPKGQARIRTQMSAAHTTKQLDRAIDAFIRIGKEMNVIN, from the coding sequence ATGCGTACATCATCATTTATTACCCATATTCAAAACGAAATCGATCACGTTAAGCAAGAAGGCCTATACAAAGGCGAGCGTGTGATTACCTCACAGCAGCAAGCTGAAATTGAGGTGAATCAGGATAAAGTCATTAATTTTTGTGCAAATAACTATTTAGGATTAGCTAATCATCCTGATTTAATAAAGGCAGCACAAGATGGCTTGGATAAGCATGGCTTTGGGGTAGCATCTGTTCGTTTTATATGTGGTACACAAGATGTACATAAAACGCTTGAACAAAAAATTAGCGACTTTCTAGGGATGGAAGACACTATTTTGTATTCATCATGTTTTGATGCCAATGCGGGATTATTTGAAACGCTATTAACGGCAGAGGATGCAATTATTTCTGATGCCTTAAATCATGCCAGTATTATTGATGGTGTGCGTTTATGTAAGGCTAAACGTTACCGTTATGCCAATAACGATATGGCAGAACTTGAAGCACAATTAAAACAAGCTGACGCTGATGGCGCACGTTTTAAAATGATTGCAACGGATGGCGTATTCTCAATGGATGGTGTGATTGCAAATTTAAAAGCGGTTTGTGATTTGGCAGATAAATACGATGCGATGGTGATGGTGGATGACTCGCACGCAGTAGGTTTTGTTGGAGAAAATGGCCGTGGTACGCACGAATACTGTGATGTAATGAGCCGTGTAGACATTATTACAGGCACATTAGGTAAAGCGCTAGGCGGTGCATCGGGTGGCTATACGTCAGCGAAAAAAGAAGTTGTAGAGTGGTTACGCCAGCGCTCGCGCCCTTACTTATTCTCAAACTCATTAGCACCAGCTATCGCGGCAGCTTCAATCAAAGTGTTAGACATGCTGAGCGATGGTCATGAATTACGTGCCAAGTTATGGGATAACGCAAGCTATTTTAGAGAAAAAATGGAAGCTGCAGGCTTTACTTGTGCCGGCAAAGATCACGCTATTGTTCCAGTTATGCTTGGTGACGCTAAAGTGGCAGCTGACATGGCAAACCGACTATTAAAGGAAGGCATTTATGTGATTGGCTTTTCTTTCCCTGTGGTGCCAAAAGGGCAAGCACGTATTCGTACGCAAATGTCGGCTGCACATACCACTAAGCAGCTAGATCGTGCCATTGACGCCTTTATTCGTATTGGCAAAGAAATGAATGTAATTAACTAA
- the glpE gene encoding thiosulfate sulfurtransferase GlpE: protein MDQFKHISITETKQKLDNGDVVIADIRDDATFANGHIDGAFHLNNGTIVEFMNQHDFDQPVVVACYHGHSSQGAAQYLLHQGFEEVYSMDGGMTAWAMQFPVVRSGD, encoded by the coding sequence ATGGATCAGTTTAAACATATTTCGATTACTGAAACGAAGCAAAAATTGGATAACGGAGACGTTGTGATTGCAGATATCCGTGACGATGCCACCTTTGCGAATGGCCATATTGATGGCGCGTTTCATTTAAATAATGGCACTATTGTAGAGTTTATGAATCAACATGATTTTGACCAACCAGTGGTGGTAGCTTGTTATCATGGCCATAGTAGCCAAGGCGCAGCACAGTATTTACTGCATCAAGGATTTGAAGAAGTTTATAGCATGGACGGTGGGATGACGGCGTGGGCAATGCAGTTTCCGGTAGTGCGCTCAGGTGATTAA
- the gspF gene encoding type II secretion system inner membrane protein GspF, whose amino-acid sequence MAAFEYKALDAAGKTKKGVLEADAAKQVRQQLRDLGLTPLEVNEASQRERNQASFTLFKPRISPADLALITRQIATLVQSSLPIESALYAVAEQCDKPRLKSMMMAVRSKVVEGYSLAEGLAEFPHVFDNLFCAMVAAGEKSGHLDAVLERLADYTEQRQHMRSAMMQALLYPLILTVFAIGVVSILLTAVVPKVIGQFEHMGQALPASTQFLISASDFLQAYGLFILAFIVIVIVAIQQALKKPKARLWFDEKMLSMPVMGKVSKGLNTARFARTLSILTSSAVPLLEGMRISGNVLANEYIKQSIMEASHRVREGSALKTSLEQTKLFPPMMLHMIASGEKSGELEQMLARAADNQDKEFETMVNVALKIFEPVLVAFMAGMVLFIVMAILQPILALNNLVG is encoded by the coding sequence ATGGCAGCGTTTGAATACAAAGCACTAGATGCAGCTGGTAAAACCAAAAAAGGCGTGCTTGAAGCAGATGCTGCAAAACAAGTGCGCCAACAACTTCGTGATTTAGGATTAACGCCGCTTGAGGTCAATGAAGCATCTCAAAGAGAGCGTAATCAAGCTTCATTCACCTTGTTCAAACCACGAATTTCACCTGCTGATTTAGCCCTAATTACGCGTCAAATTGCCACCTTAGTGCAATCGTCCCTGCCCATTGAGTCAGCCCTATATGCTGTTGCCGAACAGTGCGATAAGCCTCGCTTAAAAAGCATGATGATGGCTGTGCGCAGTAAAGTAGTAGAAGGTTATAGTTTAGCTGAAGGGTTAGCGGAATTTCCGCATGTTTTTGATAACCTATTCTGCGCCATGGTCGCAGCAGGTGAGAAGTCAGGCCATTTAGATGCCGTACTTGAACGCCTCGCCGATTACACTGAACAACGTCAACACATGCGTTCTGCCATGATGCAAGCATTGCTTTACCCGTTAATTTTAACGGTATTTGCAATTGGGGTGGTGTCTATTTTGCTCACCGCTGTTGTACCAAAAGTCATTGGCCAGTTCGAACACATGGGGCAAGCACTACCCGCTTCAACGCAATTTTTAATTAGCGCCAGTGATTTTTTACAAGCCTACGGACTATTTATACTCGCCTTTATTGTGATTGTAATTGTTGCGATTCAACAAGCCTTAAAAAAGCCAAAAGCTCGTTTATGGTTTGATGAAAAAATGCTGTCTATGCCAGTTATGGGTAAAGTATCAAAAGGTTTGAATACGGCGCGCTTTGCGCGCACCTTAAGCATCCTTACATCCAGTGCCGTACCGTTATTAGAAGGCATGCGAATTTCTGGTAACGTGCTAGCAAATGAGTACATTAAACAGTCGATTATGGAAGCCTCACATCGAGTACGTGAAGGCTCCGCATTAAAAACTTCTTTAGAGCAAACCAAACTTTTTCCGCCGATGATGCTACATATGATTGCCAGTGGTGAAAAAAGTGGTGAATTAGAGCAAATGTTAGCCCGTGCAGCAGACAACCAAGACAAAGAGTTTGAAACCATGGTTAACGTTGCGCTAAAAATATTTGAGCCAGTACTAGTAGCATTCATGGCTGGTATGGTGCTATTCATTGTAATGGCAATTTTACAACCCATCTTAGCGTTAAATAAT
- the gspE gene encoding type II secretion system ATPase GspE — MQEEQIVDSGIDIEELEQAVQPITRLPFGFAKRHGVLLGQHEGQYRAVIKPDTNVKVLLEVRRTLQTAFTVDTMNPDEFDALLEASYQRDSSETQQIMEDIGNEVDLFSLADELPKNEDLLESEDDAPIIKLINAMLSEAIKEGASDIHIETFENSLVIRFRVDGVLREVLKPNRKLASLLVSRIKVMAQLDIAEKRVPQDGRISLRIAGRAVDVRVSTMPSSHGERVVLRLLDKNNARLNLEDLGMTKSIRDTMSSLIRKPHGIILVTGPTGSGKSTTLYAGLTEINSKDRNILTVEDPIEYELVGIGQTQVNPKVDMTFARGLRAILRQDPDVVMVGEIRDLETAQMGVQASLTGHLVMSTLHTNTAAGAITRMEDMGIEPFLLSSSLLGVLSQRLVRTLCDDCKEPHIADAQEAELLGKTDAEPTTIYRAKGCDLCNHTGYKGRTGIHELLLVDEEVREMIHNGHGEQGVEKYVRKFTPSIRQDGCSKVLLGITTIEEVIRVTREEG, encoded by the coding sequence ATGCAAGAAGAACAAATTGTAGACTCAGGTATCGATATTGAAGAACTAGAGCAAGCGGTTCAACCTATTACCCGGTTACCGTTTGGTTTTGCCAAGCGGCACGGTGTTTTATTGGGTCAACATGAAGGGCAATATCGCGCTGTCATTAAACCAGATACTAATGTAAAAGTACTGCTAGAAGTAAGACGTACCCTGCAAACTGCATTTACAGTAGACACCATGAACCCGGATGAGTTTGATGCGTTGCTCGAAGCAAGCTACCAACGAGATTCATCTGAAACTCAACAAATCATGGAAGACATTGGTAACGAGGTCGACTTATTTTCTCTTGCCGATGAATTACCTAAAAATGAAGATTTATTAGAAAGCGAAGATGATGCACCAATCATTAAGCTGATTAATGCCATGCTGAGTGAAGCCATTAAAGAAGGCGCCTCAGACATCCATATAGAAACGTTTGAGAACTCATTAGTCATTCGTTTCCGCGTAGATGGTGTATTACGCGAAGTACTTAAGCCTAATCGTAAACTTGCCTCATTATTGGTGTCTCGTATTAAAGTAATGGCACAGCTTGATATTGCTGAAAAGCGCGTTCCGCAAGATGGCCGTATTTCTTTACGTATTGCAGGTCGTGCGGTTGATGTGCGCGTTTCAACCATGCCTTCTAGCCATGGTGAACGTGTCGTACTGCGACTATTAGATAAAAATAATGCGCGATTAAATCTCGAAGATTTAGGCATGACTAAATCGATCCGCGATACGATGTCTTCGCTTATCCGAAAACCACATGGCATCATATTAGTTACTGGCCCTACTGGCTCTGGTAAAAGTACCACCTTATATGCGGGCTTAACTGAAATTAACTCTAAAGACCGCAATATTCTAACGGTTGAAGATCCCATTGAATATGAACTTGTTGGAATTGGCCAAACCCAGGTTAACCCAAAAGTTGATATGACATTTGCACGTGGCTTACGGGCTATTCTTCGCCAAGACCCCGATGTTGTAATGGTTGGTGAGATCCGTGATTTAGAAACGGCGCAAATGGGCGTGCAAGCAAGTTTAACAGGCCACTTAGTGATGTCTACACTGCACACGAACACTGCCGCTGGCGCGATTACGCGTATGGAAGACATGGGCATTGAGCCATTCTTACTTTCATCAAGTTTATTAGGCGTGTTAAGCCAACGATTAGTGCGTACGCTATGTGATGATTGTAAAGAACCACATATCGCTGATGCACAAGAAGCAGAGTTGCTAGGCAAAACTGACGCAGAGCCAACCACCATTTACCGTGCCAAAGGGTGCGACCTCTGTAATCACACAGGTTACAAAGGACGTACTGGTATTCACGAATTATTACTCGTCGACGAAGAAGTCAGAGAAATGATCCATAATGGCCATGGGGAACAGGGCGTAGAAAAATACGTGCGTAAGTTTACCCCAAGCATTCGTCAGGATGGCTGCAGTAAAGTGTTGCTGGGTATCACCACCATTGAAGAAGTGATACGTGTAACACGTGAGGAAGGCTAA
- the gspD gene encoding type II secretion system secretin GspD codes for MLKIQLNKTLKKLAVAISTAVISFQVCAVQYSANFKGTEINEFINIVGKNLQKTIIIDPNVRGKVNVRSYELLDEKQYYQFFLNVLEVYGFAIVEMDNGIAKVVRQKDAKTSSIPVVGDENPGFGDEMVTRVVPVKNVSVRELSPLLRQFSNQAQGGHVVHYDPSNVIMMTGPAATVNRLVEIINRVDRAGDQKVEIISLKFASAGEMVRIVENIYKSTNTGKGASPSFLIPKIVADERTNSVLVSGEPQAREKVSDLVRRLDSELENNGNTKVIYLQYAKAEELVKVLEGVSESIQKEDGTTSKARKSSKRDVSIDAHADSNALVITAQPDTMRSLEDVIKRLDVRRAQVLVEAIIVEVFEGDGVNLGVQWISEDGGMMQFNNGTTVPVSSVAAAAAAAEGEKGKTTVTIVDGNPVTVTEPDQRGDYSILAQLLGSVNGIMAGVVKDDWGAIIQAVSTDTDSNILATPSITTMDNEEASFVVGQEVPTITGSSVGNNNANPFQTVDRKEVGIKLKVTPQINEGKTVQMTIEQEVSGVSGTTAVDITINKRSIQTTVMADDGGTIVLGGLIDEDVQESESKVPLLGDIPILGHLFKSTSTSKKKRNLLVFIRPTIIRDRAKMNEISHRKYNYMRNEQLLQKEDGIQLMPLSDQPTLPSWDSALELPPTFEDYLQKQEKP; via the coding sequence ATGCTAAAAATACAACTAAATAAAACATTAAAGAAATTAGCCGTTGCAATTTCAACCGCCGTTATCTCTTTTCAAGTGTGCGCAGTACAATACAGTGCTAACTTTAAAGGTACCGAAATTAACGAGTTCATTAATATCGTTGGTAAAAATCTCCAAAAAACGATAATTATTGACCCTAACGTGCGCGGCAAAGTCAATGTTCGCAGTTATGAATTGCTCGACGAAAAGCAATATTATCAATTTTTCCTCAACGTATTAGAAGTGTACGGTTTTGCCATTGTAGAAATGGATAACGGTATTGCTAAAGTAGTTCGTCAAAAAGACGCAAAAACCTCTTCAATACCTGTGGTCGGCGATGAAAACCCTGGCTTTGGTGATGAGATGGTGACACGAGTTGTGCCAGTAAAAAATGTGTCTGTACGCGAACTCTCTCCCCTATTAAGACAATTCAGTAACCAAGCTCAAGGTGGCCATGTAGTTCACTATGATCCATCAAACGTGATCATGATGACAGGCCCCGCAGCCACTGTTAATCGTCTAGTTGAAATCATTAACCGTGTTGACCGTGCTGGCGATCAGAAAGTAGAAATTATTTCTCTTAAATTTGCATCAGCCGGAGAGATGGTTCGCATTGTGGAAAATATTTATAAATCCACAAATACAGGTAAAGGGGCATCGCCTTCTTTTCTCATTCCAAAAATTGTAGCTGATGAGCGTACTAACAGTGTATTAGTGAGCGGGGAACCACAAGCTCGTGAAAAAGTCAGTGATTTAGTGCGCCGTTTAGACAGCGAACTAGAGAATAACGGCAACACCAAAGTAATTTACCTGCAATATGCCAAGGCCGAAGAACTTGTAAAAGTGCTAGAAGGTGTAAGTGAATCTATTCAAAAAGAAGACGGCACGACAAGCAAGGCACGTAAAAGCAGCAAGCGCGATGTTAGCATTGATGCGCATGCCGATAGCAACGCATTAGTAATTACTGCTCAGCCAGACACCATGCGCTCATTAGAAGATGTGATTAAACGTTTGGACGTACGCCGTGCCCAAGTATTGGTTGAAGCGATTATCGTTGAAGTATTTGAAGGCGACGGCGTTAACTTAGGCGTGCAATGGATTAGCGAAGATGGCGGCATGATGCAGTTTAATAACGGCACAACTGTACCTGTATCGAGTGTTGCAGCAGCAGCCGCAGCAGCAGAAGGCGAAAAAGGAAAAACAACGGTTACTATTGTTGACGGCAATCCTGTTACCGTTACTGAACCGGATCAACGTGGCGATTACTCTATCCTTGCTCAGCTGCTGGGTTCAGTTAATGGGATTATGGCTGGTGTGGTAAAAGATGACTGGGGCGCTATCATTCAGGCGGTAAGTACAGATACTGACTCAAATATTCTCGCTACCCCAAGCATTACAACTATGGATAACGAAGAAGCGTCGTTTGTTGTCGGTCAAGAAGTACCGACTATTACCGGCTCTTCAGTTGGCAACAATAATGCAAATCCATTCCAAACCGTTGACCGCAAAGAAGTTGGTATTAAGCTAAAAGTTACCCCGCAAATTAACGAAGGCAAAACGGTACAAATGACCATTGAGCAAGAAGTCTCAGGCGTGTCTGGTACTACTGCAGTAGACATCACCATTAATAAGCGTTCTATTCAAACCACTGTCATGGCCGATGATGGCGGTACCATTGTACTAGGCGGCTTAATTGACGAAGATGTACAAGAGAGTGAATCTAAAGTGCCATTGTTAGGTGACATTCCAATTTTAGGTCACTTATTTAAATCTACTAGTACCTCGAAGAAAAAACGTAACTTACTTGTCTTTATCCGCCCTACGATTATTCGCGATCGCGCTAAGATGAATGAAATTAGCCACCGTAAATATAATTACATGCGCAACGAGCAACTGTTACAAAAAGAAGACGGTATTCAGTTAATGCCTTTATCTGATCAGCCTACTTTACCAAGCTGGGATAGCGCACTAGAGCTACCGCCTACATTTGAAGATTATTTGCAAAAACAAGAGAAACCGTAG
- the tdh gene encoding L-threonine 3-dehydrogenase, whose product MKALAKLKPEQGIWMTDVAKPEVGHNDLLIKIRKTAICGTDVHIYNWDEWSQNTIPVPMVVGHEYIGEVVDMGQEVRGFKVGDRVSGEGHITCGHCRNCRAGRVHLCRNTIGVGVNREGAFAEYLVIPAFNAFKIPDNISDELASIFDPFGNAVHTALSFDLVGEDVLITGAGPIGIMAAAVAKHVGARHVVITDVNEYRLELATKMGATRAINVAKQDLKSVMNELGMTEGFDVGLEMSGVPSAFSDMLNNMNHGGKVALLGIPPSDMAVDWNQVIFKGLVIKGIYGREMFETWYKMASLIQSGLDISPIITHQFSVDEFQQGFDIMRSGASGKVILDWQ is encoded by the coding sequence ATGAAAGCGCTTGCGAAACTTAAGCCAGAACAGGGCATTTGGATGACAGATGTGGCTAAACCTGAAGTTGGCCATAATGATCTGCTAATTAAAATAAGAAAAACTGCGATTTGCGGTACTGACGTACACATTTATAACTGGGATGAATGGTCGCAAAATACGATCCCCGTTCCTATGGTGGTCGGTCACGAGTACATTGGTGAAGTAGTCGACATGGGGCAGGAAGTGCGCGGCTTTAAAGTCGGTGATCGTGTGTCGGGCGAAGGGCACATTACTTGTGGACATTGCCGTAATTGTCGTGCCGGACGTGTTCACTTATGTCGCAATACCATAGGTGTAGGTGTTAATCGTGAAGGGGCATTTGCAGAATACTTGGTTATTCCTGCGTTTAACGCATTTAAGATCCCAGATAATATTTCAGATGAGCTTGCTTCCATATTTGACCCATTTGGTAATGCTGTTCACACTGCGTTGTCATTCGACTTAGTAGGTGAAGATGTGTTGATCACTGGTGCTGGGCCAATTGGGATTATGGCTGCCGCAGTTGCTAAGCACGTAGGTGCGCGTCATGTTGTGATAACTGATGTGAACGAATACCGATTAGAGTTAGCCACTAAAATGGGAGCAACACGTGCCATTAACGTGGCTAAGCAAGACTTAAAGTCAGTGATGAATGAGCTTGGCATGACCGAGGGATTCGATGTGGGATTAGAAATGTCAGGAGTGCCTTCAGCATTTTCGGATATGCTCAATAATATGAATCATGGTGGTAAAGTTGCGCTGTTGGGTATTCCACCTTCGGATATGGCTGTTGACTGGAATCAAGTGATTTTTAAAGGATTGGTAATCAAGGGCATTTACGGTCGGGAAATGTTTGAAACTTGGTACAAGATGGCCAGCTTAATTCAATCCGGTTTAGATATTTCGCCAATTATTACTCATCAATTCTCTGTGGATGAATTTCAACAAGGATTTGATATTATGCGCTCTGGTGCATCTGGAAAAGTGATTCTAGATTGGCAATAA
- a CDS encoding flagellar basal body-associated protein FliL, producing the protein MKHLTLSIVAAIILFFTPPSSAQDSYAYYGFEPDIITNYISSGKKIGYVRVTVELMLKDVSYLPIVEHHAPLLRDAIIDIISKEPESKAKSLVGREEIRAKTAQRLKEILTEETGQELIKEVLFTKYLYH; encoded by the coding sequence ATGAAGCACTTAACTCTATCAATTGTGGCCGCCATTATATTATTTTTTACTCCACCTAGCTCTGCCCAAGACAGCTACGCCTATTATGGCTTTGAGCCAGATATCATTACGAATTATATAAGTAGTGGTAAAAAAATTGGTTATGTTCGTGTGACCGTTGAATTGATGCTTAAAGATGTGTCTTATCTGCCTATTGTTGAGCATCACGCGCCATTACTACGCGACGCGATCATTGACATTATTTCTAAAGAACCTGAGAGCAAGGCAAAGTCGTTAGTCGGGCGTGAAGAAATTCGCGCAAAAACCGCGCAGCGTTTAAAAGAAATACTCACTGAAGAAACTGGCCAAGAGTTGATTAAAGAAGTGTTATTTACCAAGTATTTATATCATTAA